From a region of the Arachis ipaensis cultivar K30076 chromosome B09, Araip1.1, whole genome shotgun sequence genome:
- the LOC110266766 gene encoding uncharacterized protein LOC110266766, with translation MGVPLKNGVEAAPDSEDEALTIPSQQWHTGEPNPFDSRYGGSKLDLVVPAACMIRIEMGCRCCLLRKLWGPSSPIQRLREMPSDGSGSRLYLVDEIPSVYVSDYRSSVQCGGTSVGSTPRRWKNCKYNHLYSEILKF, from the exons ATGGGAGTCCCGTTGAAGAACGGCGTCGAAGCAGCGCCGGACAGCGAAGATGAAGCGTTGACCATCCCCTCCCAACAGTGGCATACCGGCGAACCGAACCCGTTCGACTCCAGATATGGAGGCTCCAAGTTAG ATCTAGTAGTTCCAGCTGCATGCATGATACGGATAGAAATGGGTTGCCGTTGTTGTTTGCTACGTAAGTTGTGGGGCCCATCTTCTCCCATTCAG AGGTTGAGAGAGATGCCTTCCGACGGATCTGGAAGTCGGTTGTATTTGGTGGATGAAATCCCGAGTGTTTATGTCAGCGATTACCGATCGAGTGTGCAGTGTGGTGGGACAAGTGTAGGAAGCACACCCAGACGTTGGAAAAACTGTAAGTATAACCACCTGTATTCGGAGATCCTGAAGTTCTAA
- the LOC110266765 gene encoding uncharacterized protein LOC110266765, producing the protein MGLGAVGSWDWEWLWAAASARLRRFARDWDDYVGLAFSFVICETFNKLFFSWNSNSCSTLSPDTLSTATEADKLRSRGREFWGSEDLSDINLWLSKEESLWVNSTKTLVSDADACIKNYEKQSQTWIPGCFSAILRLIPIRDVLHQIDRVKTLVEGHLENKDKDAKDIYDSMQKSRLRNRSLLDQYAAEESQKTVKTEDDKEDQKQRKPSTSLDELMRKSNDLFSGMEKRRSVHLLLPLHAFTNELSQLQLETNTENLWKGQAKMLIAEAEVLISTYSWWVSHFGSISKATTLLKKYSNGIPIVGRMFKKYFNGIPIVTTLFEEDMERIVDEFHNLLDTKSKWKFDFSDSDAMESELPFQNADDDEITSTVNSIRIKLDESGSKQEPMNSLYHQLEEMNKELRGRREETAVRKACLEHLKSISQEVDHSVSNFLKEKMNNPELQQILKATDLLQKIVKNCYTKRQNSPSIPATKNVARELVSKLTTSSGNLLTLSIVGMKGVGKTTLAKEIFYNKDVINHFPIRVWVADGAASKVKVLLMKQDGTIDHQALSITEVRDHLKGKRGLIVLDNITKKDDFDQYKKELISETGMTNGSRILLTTPSNNIASYADTCGGPHQIRLMTKDESWALFQKVTMTVKPKENSQEEKLAKKVVGRCGGLPLLIVSIGFLLSVKGSITEDNLRPLLRQINHGHQNIRWLQAWTLKSRSGD; encoded by the exons ATGGGATTAGGGGCCGTCGGTTCCTGGGACTGGGAGTGGCTGTGGGCTGCTGCTTCCGCGCGACTACGACGGTTTGCGAGGGACTGGGATGACTACGTCGGGTTGG CATTCTCATTTGTGATTTGTGAAACATTTAATAAGTTGTTCTTTAGCTGGAATTCTAATTCCTGCTCAACACTTAGTCCAGACACCTTAAGCACCGCCACG GAAGCAGACAAGTTAAGATCGCGAGGCCGTGAATTCTGGGGTTCAGAAGATCTATCTGACATTAATCTGTGGCTAAGCAAGGAAGAAAGTCTTTGGGTAAATTCAACAAAGACACTGGTCAGTGATGCAGATGCCTGTATCAAAAACTACGAAAAACAGAGCCAAACATGGATTCCTGGTTGTTTTTCGGCTATCCTTAGATTGATACCCATCAGAGATGTTCTTCATCAAATAGATAGAGTTAAAACATTGGTGGAAGGTCATCTTGAAAATAAGGATAAAGATGCCAAGGACATCTATGACTCCATGCAGAAGTCACGGTTGAGGAATAGAAGTTTGCTGGATCAATATGCAGCTGAGGAGAGCCAAAAGACAGTCAAAACTGAAGACGACAAAGAAGATCAAAAGCAACGGAAGCCTTCTACTAGCCTTGATGAATTGATGAGAAAGAGCAATGATCTATTTTCAGGCATGGAAAAGAGACGGTCTGTACATCTGCTGCTTCCACTGCATGCTTTCACAAATGAATTAAGTCAGCTGCAGTTGGAAACTAACACAGAAAATCTCTGGAAAGGACAAGCTAAAATGCTAATTGCAGAAGCTGAAGTCCTCATCAGCACCTACTCATGGTGGGTATCACATTTTGGCAGCATAAGCAAAGCAACAACCCTATTAAAGAAATACTCCAATGGCATCCCCATAGTAGGGAGAATGTTTAAGAAATACTTCAATGGCATCCCCATTGTAACAACTCTATTCGAAGAGGACATGGAACGCATTGTCGATGAATTCCATAACCTCCTTGATACAAAGAGCAAATGGAAATTTGATTTCAGTGATAGCGATGCAATGGAGTCTGAATTACCATTTCAGAATGCAGATGATGATGAAATCACGTCAACTGTGAATAGCATCCGTATCAAGCTAGATGAAAGTGGCTCAAAGCAAGAGCCAATGAACTCGCTGTATCATCAATTAGAAGAAATGAATAAGGAGCTTCGGGGAAGGAGGGAAGAAACAGCTGTAAGAAAAGCATGTTTGGAGCACTTAAAGTCAATTAGTCAGGAGGTGGACCATTCAGTGTCCAATTTCCTAAAAGAGAAAATGAACAATCCGGAGCTTCAGCAAATATTAAAGGCAACGGATCTGCTtcagaaaatagtaaaaaattgtTATACCAAGAGGCAGAACTCACCCTCAATTCCTGCTACGAAAAATGTTGCAAGAGAATTGGTCTCCAAGCTGACCACCAGCAGTGGTAATCTTTTGACACTTTCCATTGTGGGGATGAAGGGGGTGGGGAAGACAACTCTGGCAAAGGAAATCTTTTACAATAAAGATGTTATAAACCACTTCCCCATCCGTGTCTGGGTGGCCGATGGAGCTGCTTCCAAAGTAAAAGTTCTGCTGATGAAACAGGATGGAACCATAGACCACCAGGCATTGTCCATCACAGAGGTACGTGATCACTTGAAAGGGAAGCGAGGCCTTATTGTCCTGGATAACATCACAAAAAAGGATGATTTTGATCAATATAAAAAGGAACTGATATCAGAGACTGGAATGACAAATGGAAGCAGAATATTGCTTACAACACCCTCAAACAACATAGCTTCGTATGCTGACACATGTGGCGGCCCTCACCAAATTAGATTAATGACAAAAGACGAAAGTTGGGCACTGTTTCAGAAGGTGACCATGACTGTAAAGCCCAAAGAAAATTCTCAAGAGGAAAAGCTTGCCAAGAAAGTGGTGGGCAGATGCGGGGGCTTACCACTGCTTATTGTTTCTATTGGGTTTCTATTGTCAGTGAAAGGCAGCATTACAGAAGATAACTTGCGGCCACTGCTTCGTCAAATCAATCATGGCCATCAGAATATTCGATGGCTACAAGCTTGG ACTTTGAAATCCCGGTCAGGAGATTAG
- the LOC107619094 gene encoding mitochondrial intermembrane space import and assembly protein 40 homolog: MGLAQSAEAAAHVTQTQTQTSTQTSTSNNSNSTSLDSVLAEAAAYGNNDDTEESIEAKAQRALECPCIADLRTGPCGFQFSEAFLCFLKSTAEEKGSDCVSPFVALQSCIKANPNAFSKDVLGEDESEKSEPTQEYKILPPQWSREPQSPKSRL; encoded by the exons ATGGGTCTAGCTCAAAGCGCCGAAGCTGCGGCACACGTCACCCAAACCCAAACCCAAACCTCAACCCAGACCTCAACCTCGAACAATTCTAATTCCACTTCCCTCGATTCCGTTCTTGCAG AAGCTGCGGCATATGGAAACAACGATGACACTGAAGAG TCTATTGAGGCAAAGGCTCAGAGAGCTCTAGAATGTCCTTGCATTGCTGACTTGCGAACTGGTCCCTGCGGCTTCCAGTTCTCGGAGGCGTTTCTCTGTTTTCTAAAGAGCACTGCTGAAGAAAAG GGCTCAGACTGCGTAAGTCCATTTGTCGCCCTGCAGAGCTGCATCAAGGCCAATCCAAATGCATTTTCTAAAGATGTTCTAGGTGAAGATGAAAGTGAGAAGTCTGAACCAACACAGGAATATAAGATACTTCCTCCACAATGGTCTAGGGAGCCACAAAGTCCAAAATCCAGGCTTTAA
- the LOC107615108 gene encoding protein FAR1-RELATED SEQUENCE 5-like gives MVSCESQESYIWVLRQFLECMQGKAPQSVITDGDPAMRIAIRTVFPDAHHRLCAWHLLRNSTANISDPRFTQMFRHCMLADMEIEEFEAYWESMVNECGVREVEWVKDLYTKKHAWATAYICGRFFAGVRTTSRCESLHAKLGRFVESRYGVLEFVRNFQRCVDFLRDTEDELDFRSWYGTPVLQTEFVELEKSGWTMFTREMFLRYRDSLKRCVRVRICEFDDSDNPHAYTLQKYRRPEMNWKVYRDHISNRFSCTCMRMESFGIPCVHILSVCVMLDLVEIPESLVLRRWSKAAKLEIHNQCGEQHIVEPSVTYRTRLGAFSQLCKRLGRVACMSDEDFKVYSNKLMSDALFLEIKYGLDH, from the coding sequence ATGGTGTCATGCGAATCGCAGGAGTCATATATTTGGGTTCTTCGCCAGTTTCTGGAATGCATGCAAGGTAAGGCACCGCAATCAGTCATCACGGATGGCGACCCGGCCATGCGTATAGCAATCCGCACCGTTTTTCCTGACGCACATCATCGGTTGTGTGCCTGGCATCTGCTGAGGAACTCGACTGCTAACATAAGCGACCCGAGATTCACACAAATGTTTAGACACTGCATGCTGGCAGATATGGAAATCGAAGAGTTCGAAGCGTATTGGGAGTCAATGGTCAATGAGTGCGGTGTCAGGGAGGTTGAGTGGGTTAAGGACTTGTACACCAAAAAGCACGCTTGGGCAACCGCATACATTTGTGGTAGATTTTTTGCTGGAGTACGGACAACCTCTAGGTGCGAGTCACTACACGCCAAACTAGGGAGGTTTGTTGAGAGCAGGTACGGGGTGTTAGAATTTGTCAGAAATTTTCAAAGGTGTGTGGATTTTCTGCGTGACACCGAGGATGAGCTAGACTTTCGTTCATGGTATGGAACACCTGTGCTACAAACGGAGTTCGTTGAGCTGGAAAAGTCTGGATGGACTATGTTCACCCGCGAAATGTTTCTCAGATACCGGGATAGCCTGAAACGGTGTGTTCGTGTTAGAATATGTGAATTTGATGACAGTGACAACCCTCATGCATATACTCTTCAGAAGTATCGGAGGCCTGAGATGAATTGGAAGGTTTATAGGGACCATATCTCGAACAGATTTAGTTGCACCTGCATGCGTATGGAGTCGTTTGGCATTCCTTGTGTGCATATCCTTTCCGTCTGTGTTATGCTAGACTTGGTGGAAATCCCTGAAAGCCTGGTGCTGCGTAGGTGGTCTAAGGCAGCCAAATTGGAGATACATAACCAATGTGGTGAGCAACACATTGTTGAACCAAGTGTGACCTATAGGACACGATTGGGTGCTTTCTCCCAGCTGTGCAAGCGTTTAGGGCGCGTTGCTTGCATGAGCGATGAAGACTTCAAGGTTTACTCAAACAAGCTTATGAGCGATGCTCTGTTCCTTGAAATAAAGTACGGCTTAGACCATTAA
- the LOC107619093 gene encoding probable disease resistance protein RF9 translates to MIQAVALKSNGNINTYRLPSMLREIILADKTSHSQYSGTHVERRFAYRFDDRGLDANAANVFSKKKIPLSVFFFDKREGCKPGEHIGRILSTGIANEQFMEISVLDLERIFRPQLPDTLGMLIHLKYLGLRWTYLEEFPTFIRKLENLETLDVKHTCIRVFPSFIWKLKKLKNLYLNQDYRSRLEGRPSGNFQHNLYRLWGVFIYGRCPLLFDFQRLKNLGKLKLAFQLKAEKQDTLAKKIVQLNQLESLRLRSVNEMGEPEKLILRDISKLEKLASLQLYGKLENGLRMNHLPQNLINLTLSASKLQDGQDPMQLLQSLEKLESLCFYADSYHGKSMLCNPGSFPKLLVLRFWNLRNLEEWNVKEGAMPSLREFEARSCEKLAVPKGLKYLGNIQLIKLHKMSNAFMREILSSYKKKILSPDVRISPFK, encoded by the coding sequence ATGATTCAAGCAGTGGCACTGAAGTCTAATGGGAATATTAATACATATCGCTTGCCAAGTATGCTCAGAGAGATCATTTTGGCTGACAAAACAAGCCATAGCCAGTACTCAGGTACACATGTAGAGCGGCGATTTGCCTACCGCTTTGATGATCGTGGTCTTGATGCAAATGCAGCAAATGTATTCAGCAAGAAAAAAATTCCCCTATCTGTTTTCTTCTTTGACAAACGTGAGGGATGTAAGCCAGGAGAACACATAGGGAGGATCCTCTCAACAGGCATCGCAAATGAGCAATTCATGGAAATCAGTGTTCTTGATCTAGAACGCATATTCAGACCACAGTTGCCAGATACTCTAGGTATGTTGATTCATCTCAAGTATCTTGGATTAAGATGGACTTACTTGGAGGAGTTCCCAACATTCATACGCAAACTAGAGAACCTGGAAACACTTGATGTAAAGCATACATGCATCCGTGTATTCCCCAGCTTCATCTGGAAATTGAAGAAATTGAAGAACTTATATCTGAACCAAGACTATCGCAGTAGACTTGAGGGTAGGCCAAGTGGAAACTTTCAGCATAATCTTTACAGATTATGGGGTGTGTTCATATATGGGAGGTGCCCTCTTCTTTTTGACTTTCAAAGGCTGAAGAATCTTGGGAAATTGAAATTGGCCTTCCAGTTAAAAGCAGAAAAACAAGATACACTAGCCAAGAAGATTGTGCAGCTGAACCAGCTTGAGTCGCTCAGACTTAGATCAGTAAATGAAATGGGTGAACCTGAAAAGCTAATATTGAGAGATATATCAAAGCTGGAGAAGCTCGCATCCCTGCAATTGTATGGGAAATTAGAAAATGGGCTTCGCATGAATCACCTCCCACAAAATCTTATTAATCTCACATTGTCAGCTTCAAAGCTGCAAGATGGTCAGGATCCTATGCAACTATTGCAGAGCCTGGAGAAGCTTGAGTCTTTGTGTTTCTATGCTGACTCTTATCATGGAAAAAGCATGCTTTGTAACCCAGGTAGCTTTCCAAAACTTCTAGTGCTAAGATTTTGGAATTTAAGGAATCTGGAGGAATGGAATGTGAAAGAAGGAGCAATGCCTAGCCTCAGGGAATTTGAAGCACGGTCATGTGAAAAATTAGCAGTTCCCAAAGGATTGAAGTACTTGGGGAATATTCAATTGATCAAGTTACATAAAATGTCAAACGCATTCATGAGAGAAATTTTGAGTAGTTATAAGAAGAAGATATTATCACCAGACGTTCGTATCTCACCCTTCAAGTAA
- the LOC110267215 gene encoding uncharacterized protein LOC110267215, which produces MLFKFSTLEVPRAGFHSLSPVYMPNVDIMNIILMSASMRACCVLPPRVWYTPSLFADDVIAMRPFEVIRRKYMNRWMPATSRLEHVLVPVCEKTYTWYLMVVDVKHGRVYYLDVTRAPEHKERRGCNMRTILLLLAQFFMLESNMLSFSHVSADPTTWGPIKYPDGVPSYQECDDSCLWILNWIQTEGKFKVSNLPWQMDPLKLRMKTATKIVLLDCNEVKATVASKADAVWRKVIRMKD; this is translated from the exons ATGCTGTTCAAGTTCTCAACATTGGAAGTTCCTAGAGCAGGATTCCATTCGTTATCGCCGGTTTATATGCCCAATGTTGAC ATTATGAACATAATCCTCATGAGCGCCTCCATGCGAGCCTGCTGCGTTCTGCCACCTCGTGTTTGGTACACACCTTCGCTGTTTGCCGATGACGTCATAGCAATGAGGCCATTCGAGGTCATTAGGAGAAAATACATGAACAGATGGATGCCGGCAACTAGTCGTCTCGAACAC GTTTTGGTCCCGGTGTGCGAAAAAACATACACCTGGTACCTGATGGTGGTGGACGTTAAGCATGGGAGGGTCTACTACCTAGATGTGACAAGAGCTCCAGAGCACAAGGAGCGGAGGGGATGCAACATGCGAACCATT CTATTGTTGCTCGCCCAGTTTTTCATGCTGGAATCTAACATGCTGAGCTTTTCCCATGTTAGTGCTGATCCGACCACTTGGGGACCAATTAAGTATCCCGATGGAGTCCCAAGTTACCAGGAATG CGATGATTCATGTCTGTGGATTTTGAACTGGATCCAAACAGAAGGCAAATTCAAAGTTTCAAACCTTCCCTGGCAG ATGGACCCGTTGAAATTAAGGATGAAAACTGCAACAAAGATTGTCCTTTTGGATTGTAACGAGGTGAAGGCAACAGTGGCCTCCAAGGCAGATGCAGTGTGGAGGAAGGTTATTCGCATGAAGGACTGA